One genomic region from Verrucomicrobiota bacterium encodes:
- a CDS encoding type II toxin-antitoxin system HicB family antitoxin produces the protein MKSQITYWKESDGKYLGYLNDYPDHWTQGDNLEDLKAHLRDLYHEFTIHDLPGIKKMEEIEVG, from the coding sequence ATGAAATCGCAGATCACTTATTGGAAAGAATCAGACGGAAAGTATTTGGGGTATTTGAACGATTATCCCGACCATTGGACGCAAGGCGATAACCTTGAGGATCTTAAAGCGCACCTTCGTGATTTATACCACGAATTCACCATCCACGACCTTCCAGGAATCAAGAAAATGGAAGAAA